The genomic segment ACAAACAAGCAGGAAAGCAGGATCCTGCAAGGATAGGCAATGGATAGAAAACCCACATCCCACCAGCTGATGAGTCCAAAAGACATCACCCACTGTCTGAGCCCATCTCCCGGCAGGTAGGGTATAGGTGATGCCTGGTGCGGATCTCCTGGCGCCGAATGCGAATCTTTTGTTTAAGCTCCTGAATCTCTTTGTCactgtcttcctcctcctcctctagCTGCCGGCTCATCATGTTGCATTTCATTAGCTCAATGGCAGCAATCAGGGACTCCGAGATACTGAAGTGAGCATTCTCCTGCAAGCAAGAGCAAAAGTGTTCAAGGCTATACCATGGCGAAACTTGGAAGACTCAGTAAAATCTTGTTCCCCACCTGGGACAGGAAAGAGCTTATTACCAGAAAGGGTGGTAGAACGATCATCATTCTTGCTGAGCCCATGAaacctgactcttctatgagGACTTAGAAACTAAAACCTTCTTGGGCACCAGAATACTTATAAAAAACAACCGGTGTCCTGTGAAAATGATGTACATGTCCACTCTGGGGAAGTCAGCACACGTCCCTGAGGAGCCCTAACGTATTGCAAAGCTGCTGTGTACATGCTGGATAGGCAGATCCTGGCTGCCAGAAACCACTAAGGAACTCAACCTTCAAATTCTGTGCGCAGCTCTATAGCACAAAATACTATGGGATTACCTTCCCCATGGAGGTATCACTGGACCTGCAGTAAAATACATTCTCCAAAGCACACAGGCTGCTGCCACCTCCCTCACCTTCTCCAGGTCTGCACAGCTGCCAAAGTCCTGCTCAGAGAGATAGCTGATGAGGGACTGCCCCTCCGAGGGTTTTCTGAACATCCCTTCTCCTGAGCTCAGGTACTGGCCAGAGTCTAGAAAAGCAAGAGACAAACGTATGAGGGAGGGACCTGCTGCTGTCCCCAGGCTAAGGAGCCCTGCCAGTGCCCAACCTGCATCTCAAAAGCAGGTGCCAACAGCTGAGGCCACTGCACTCGATGGAGGAACCTTATCAGGAGcgtgtgctgctgctgaggctggCTACACTCACCGTACTCCATGTAGAGGGAGCTGGGTGTGCTCAGTTCGCTGCTCTGGGTGGAAGCAGAGACTGGCCCTCTCCCTCCACCTGAATCGCCGTGAGACTCTGGAAGGGAAAACAACACCAGACAGACATCAATATCCTCAAGGTGCACAGCCCAAAGCACAGGGTGAAATGGAAGGGGTTCAACACCACACTGGCAGGCACAATTGGATGGGGAGCAAGAAGGGACACCCTCCTGCTCCATGTCAGGGCTGAGGAAAAGCCCAGGAGGGGACAAAGATAAAGGGGCATTTCaggcaggaggggagaaagggaaaggaggagacaaGCCCATGAGAGCCACAGAGTAGCCAAGCCCCAAGCCttagcagagctggcagatccAACAGCCTACAGCAAGCACATCTCACAGCCCCTTCTTCCTGCTGGAGTGTCTCTGAGGAAAGACTTATCCCCCAGGGCAAAGAGACATGAGACGAGGGTAAACCTGGGCAGCCAAGGAAAAATGTGGGGCTTCTGGCTCTGCAAAGCAGCCCAGACAATGGCAAAAGGAGGCACCTGAAGGACATGGTTTTGCTCAACTAGAAGCCAGGGCTCCCTGCACCCAATCCTGGAGCCTGCAGTGCTCAAGGTGACCTACATGGGCTGTGGGCAGAGCTCTGCCCTGTGCATGCACTGCGATGCAACTCCCTGCCAGGCTGAGCCGGCGGGGACTGCCAGGAGCTGGCCTGACCAGAGACCAACAACAGCTGGTGCTCTATAGAGAGCCACGGCCCCAGGGAGCACCTGGAGAGAGAGGCTGGGTGACCAGAGGACTGCTGAAGGAGACTGGAAACACCGACTGGAGCACTCGGGTGTGGATATGGGACAGGCACTGGCTGGCATCCCaagcacaacagaaaagcaacCCATCCTCTCCACCTactgctcctctttgctcccAGCTTCATGCCACAACCTCAACGGGGCTGGAGGttcccaaacccaaacccactaGCAGCTCCCTGCCAAGACCATGAAGTGACAGCCACCAGGATGGGGCTTGGGACCAACCCACCCCACAGGCTGGGTGACAAAGAAGACCTGTTCAGTGGGAGGCTCGCACAGCTAATCGCTGTACCCTAGCAGGGTCTCCCACAGCCACCTTAACCCTGCTGAAAGCCACCATGGAAACCGCCTCATGATCACCAGCCTGGGGGATGCCATGTGCAACAGAACCTATTGCTGACGAGCAAAGTGAGGCAGTGCCCAGCATcctctgctggagcagggcaCAGGGCTGCCATTGTCCGGATCCCTAGCACCTCCAAAAAGGAGCCTTCCCAGCCACAGAGCCCTCAGAACCCAGATGTGAGCTTGACAAACCTCATGCAGCTGTTGAACAggtgtgaaagaaaacagcccATTTTTTGAGCTAATAACTTTCTGCGTGAGGGGCAAAAGGGAAGCAgcactccagcacctctgctCGGGGGAAACCTGCCCCATGCCCAGAAGAGCACACAGGAGCCCTGGCTGTGGATGCAAGCACAGCTGTCTCAGATGCAGCTAAACTCAGTCAAACCTCCTTATGGTGTAGATCCactaagtgaaaagaaaaataagatgtcCAAGCCCACACCTGCTTAGCTGCCAGCCCTTATTCACTAGGTGAGAGATGAAACCTCTCCTGGCTCCCAAGGCAGTGGGGTGGAGGGTAAGGCAGGGGATGCAACTCAGGGACTCAGTGGCCAGCACTCCCTAACGCCATGCAGGGGAGCTGTGCACCCTTCTGGGTCTGGTCCACTGCTCCCAAAAACCAAGCTGGAATCTTCAGTCAGGTCGCATGCATAAAATTGACCACACTTCAAAGCACCAGCTGGGACACAgggaaggaagaatttttttcgTTTTCTAAATGGACACTAATGGGATGATGAAAATCCTGAACGTGATGTGATGATCACTAATGAAGGGCTGTTGTACTGGCTCCCAAACCTGCCACTGGATCTTCTATTATAATGGTGATATCCCTGAGGCCTCCTGGGcagacagaggaggaggaggagggcagcaataagggagagaaaacaagagacaGACTGGTTACAGCAAGAACCACCACTTCTCCATTAAGTCAGCACCAGTGAGGCAGAGTCCCACAAGCTCATTGTCCTCTCACATCCCACTCCTCCCCACCATGCATTCACCCACTTAAGAGCACAGGAGGAGCCAGTAAGTTACCAGTAGGGTGACATCCTACCAGTAGGATGAGCCCAAGGCCAAGCCCAGTGCCCTGTCATGGCCCCATGCCCCAGCCAGGCACAGTCAGTGAGGACATCGGATGGCTGATGCCACGGCATCGCTGCCACTTTCTACGTTTTTGGTAAAAGCTGCCAATAGCATTAACAGATTGGCCCAGGGCACTCTGGGAAGCAAGATGTTAGCTCATCACTCCAGTGCACAGCAGGAAAGCTAAGGGCAAAGACCAAACTTTCCAATCACTCCCCCACTGTTCCCCTCACTGACCTAATCCATGGAGTCAAAGGGGCGGCCTGCATCAGCCTCCCAGTACCAGAGACTTCCACACCCCAGTCATCCCAGAAAAAACACCCCATTACCGTGCAATTTCCCTGAAGCCACGTTGGTGTCAGAGTGGGAGCGCACATGGCTCTTCTTGAGGATGCCCTGTGGAGCCGACGACTGTCCCTCTGAGAAGCTGGACCGGCGCAACAGGCCTAGACCCCTGCTTCCACCTCCACCtgccccctgctcccccaggGATGAGACAGAGTCCAGCTTCtgagagctgctggaggagaacaGTTTGGAGCTACTGCTGTTAGTGCTGttggtgctggtggtgctggcGCTGCTGCACGCCCGGCCCCGGCGGCCCAAGTTCCCGATGGCCAGGTACTCTGGCCCATCATTAGCATCACTCTGCGGATCATCCTGACTCCCCGTCCAAGTGTCCTCGCTCTGGCTGGTGGAACTGGAGCTCATCTCGCTGGTTGGAGAGAAGGGGTCTTTAGGTGAGGGGACGTGGAAGCAGACAGAGCCAGGCTGCTCCAGAGGGGACCTGCCATCGCTGAAGGAGGAGGACCGGGTGGATGGGCAGCGCTCCTGGGGCTGGCTAGAGATGGAGCTGACAGAGGAGCTCGCTGGTCTCTTGTCTGGACAGAGGTAAGAGCAGGATGTCACACACCCTGCCACAAGCAGACCACCCTACAGCAATAAGCTTGTGGCTTCACACCTGCATGCCCACCTACCACAGGCAAAGGCCAGGCATCCCCCTCACACCCATCCCACATGATGACTCCAAGACCAGACAAAAAGCAAAGTCTTTTTTGGGTCTATCCTGAGCTTCCCAGTCCCTTGTTACCTTCCACCCTTGTTACCTGAGAGGCCAGAGGAGGCTGGATGGTGGAGGCTGGAGAAGGATCCAAAGCAGCGCTGCTGCGTGCAGCCTGCAGCAGGGATGTACGGGGACGCGGGGAGGGAAGTCAGGCTCTGACTCTTAGTCACTTGTAGCGGACCATCATTCTTCCTGGTGAGCTAAAAAGAGGTGGAATAATTATAAATCAGCAGTTACAGGGCTACACAGCAAAGGAGCAGCAACGGAAAGGGATCAACCTGCGAACACCTGGTTACCAGCCAGCAAAGAACGCAGCAGCCCTGGAGGCAGGAGGATAGGGAGGGAAAAGCATGGCAGTGCAGAAGGGAAGCGGTTCTTTGTTTACAGTTACACAGCAGGCTCCCATTGGGAAATTACCAGGCTCTCAGTAAAATGATCCATGCAgcccagcgccccaggcagaCGGCTCTCCTGTCCTTCAGTGTGGCGGTCACACATCTCTCTTGTCCCAGCAGAAGGATCTGATGCACACAGAGATGGCAGGGACGTGGCAGCCAGCTGAAAGGATACAGCCCTCATTTAACAAAGCCTCATTAATTGCCTTCCTCTGGGGAGGTCTGTGCAAAGAAAGCAGGCACTGTTACCCTCctctggggagggggcagctggaggagggctGCACAGGGGTTCACTGGCACCACAGGCAGCAGTAGGCACCCAGGCGTCCTGAGGCACTGCTTGTCCCCTGTGACGGTGGTCATCTTGGAAGAGACCGATGTAAAACCCCAGACCTCAACTCACCATGGAGGTGTCGATCTGGGCCAGCAGCCTGGGGTTGTTCTGCTCGACAGCCTCCAGGCACTGCAGCATGGCTGTGACGTGGGCGTCACTGAGCAGGAAGGCAGTGTCTGGGGAGAGAAAACAGCTGCTTGGGGGTGTCCCTCTCACCCACATGGTTTCACTGGTTGCTCACAGGCAAACCACCTTTTTCTGCCATCCACCCTCACTCCTACAGGACTTGGAAATGCCACCAGCTAGATATTTATCTaataagaaggaaaaggctCATTTCTCTTTACCTGTGTAGAATTTCCTGATGTATTGCCGGTTCCCCAGGAGTGGTCTCAGTTGTGCCGAAAGGCAGTGGcactgcaggctgtgctgcagccacagctctgcgATGGCCTGGTCCCCCGAGCCCTCTGGGTCAGGTTGGCcgctcttctgcaggctgatgAACTGGAAAGTAATACCAGACATAAGTTAAGGCATAAAGAGGCAAGCAGGAAAGCCAGGTTTGTTCCAACACATGGCTTTGGATCTCCCTAATAATGGCAGCTTTCCAACCCTGGTGACTGTCAAGGGAAGGAGGACAcatcccagcagctccccagccaCCTAGGAGTCAAAAGCACTGGGCGGGAACAACGCTTCAAAGGTCAGCCAGTGACCAAAGTCCTTCAACAGCCACGAGCAGTATGAATTTCTCCTGCACATTCTCCCTCCCGTGTGTCTCACCCCTGACCTGAAGGGACCCCATGCTCCCAAATCCAACCTGTTCTCGGTGGTTGACGGTCACGTTCTCGCTGATACGTTAACTGGGGAAGGTGATAGCAAAACacctgagctgctgcagctaGAAGAGCTGGCCTGGAGTCACATAGCACATTCCCCACAGGAGGCCACACACAGGGACCACCAGTGGTCAGCCCCTTGTGCCCAGCCATGGCATGGACCGTGGGTGTTGGCACAGAGCAGCCAAGGGCCGAGAGCATCCCTCTGTGCCAGCGGTCAGCACAAGCCAGGAACAGGTGAACTAAATGCATAGTGAAGCCACAACCCAGAAATGGAACAGCCCAGAACTTTAGAGATTTGCAGACATGTGAATCacccctgcacacacacaagcaTCCCTTGTACCGGTTCCCTTGGTGACGCCCGTTGCAGCCAGCCAAGCTGAGCTGGAGACTGGCCTGAGAAAAATAAGCAGCCAGTTGTCTCAGCCCAAGCCACACTGAGTTCCCAGGATGTGCCTTGTACACAAACACACGGCTGCTGCAGCCTCCACAAGACATGGCACTGCTTTGCCCACAGCAGACCAACAGCCAAGGCACCACTATCGCACCAGGAAGGCTCACAGCCCACCcgccctttcctctcccctctggGCACCCAAGGCCACcccaccaaaacccaccttCTCCAGGTGATGAGCAGAGCCAGGACTCAGCCAGCGAATGTCCTTCACAAACTGCCAGTAATccttctgcctgcagcacaCCTGTCCAGGACAGGACAGGTACAGTTAGATACCACCACCCAAGTCCCAGGTAAATGACAACATCCCCCATTAACCCCTTGCTAGCCAGAGAGGACAGCCCCTAAGCCTGGCAAGATGGGCCAGCAAATAGGCAAAGGAAGAGCAGCACTGCTAtacagaggagaaacaaagcaaGTGCATAACACAGCTTTGAAGACGAAGGgaccaaggcaaaaaaaatggatgtgatGTAGATAAGtttcctccagcccctcccatGGTGGGCTGGAGTCTCACAATCACGGTCAGCTCACAAGCGATCAGACAAAAGATACCCCAAGGTTCTCTTCTTTCATAAGGTAAGATCGTAATCCCTCAAACCATGGAGACAGGAGAGGTTTCAGGACAGGGACAGTATGTGGCACTGAAGTGCTCACACCTCTGCTGTGTGGCAATGAGGATCCCAAAGGTTAATTCAGCTCACTAGCGGATCACAGAGCAGAGCTTGCACCTCTGCTGCCAGGCAGGCAAAAGCACGCAGACAGGAGATGGAATGGCCCTCGGGTGCCAGCTGCACCTACAGCAAAGCATGTTTGGGGGCTCAGCATGGCAGGACTCCTCCCAATCACTCCATGCATGGCAGTGTCACAGCTGTGCCATGGTCAGTGCCTTGGTTTTGTCAACCCTGATTCTTTAAGAAGGTCTGCCAAATTCAAAGTTGACTGAGTTCACACGGCGCCATTCACCTTCCTGGTGGAGCAAGACCTGGAGGGAAGCCCTGATGCCTCAGCACCGCACAGAGTCAGACCTCAGCGAGGGGACACTAAGGGCAACATGGAAGCAAATcccagca from the Cuculus canorus isolate bCucCan1 chromosome 9, bCucCan1.pri, whole genome shotgun sequence genome contains:
- the RUBCN gene encoding run domain Beclin-1-interacting and cysteine-rich domain-containing protein isoform X5, with the translated sequence MHSILYHGLIHDKVCCRQKDYWQFVKDIRWLSPGSAHHLEKFISLQKSGQPDPEGSGDQAIAELWLQHSLQCHCLSAQLRPLLGNRQYIRKFYTDTAFLLSDAHVTAMLQCLEAVEQNNPRLLAQIDTSMLAATSLPSLCASDPSAGTREMCDRHTEGQESRLPGALGCMDHFTESLLTRKNDGPLQVTKSQSLTSLPASPYIPAAGCTQQRCFGSFSSLHHPASSGLSDKRPASSSVSSISSQPQERCPSTRSSSFSDGRSPLEQPGSVCFHVPSPKDPFSPTSEMSSSSTSQSEDTWTGSQDDPQSDANDGPEYLAIGNLGRRGRACSSASTTSTNSTNSSSSKLFSSSSSQKLDSVSSLGEQGAGGGGSRGLGLLRRSSFSEGQSSAPQGILKKSHVRSHSDTNVASGKLHGGLRDITIIIEDPVAESHGDSGGGRGPVSASTQSSELSTPSSLYMEYDSGQYLSSGEGMFRKPSEGQSLISYLSEQDFGSCADLEKENAHFSISESLIAAIELMKCNMMSRQLEEEEEDSDKEIQELKQKIRIRRQEIRTRHHLYPTCREMGSDSLMATDSGSQFSSHGSMQFSDSGSAEDVEEYEIRDGNDGSNLIQMSKSGLSVSMASLFSDADIKRNPDSSRKSFLSSESISHSFLNSNSAEAVAMGLLKQLEGMQLPAASELEWLVPEHDAPQKLLPIPNSLPISPDDGEHADIYKLRIRVRGNLEWAPPRPQIIFNVHPAPTRKVAVAKQNYRCAGCGIRTDPDYIKRLRYCEYLGKYFCQCCHENAQMVIPSRILRKWDFSKYYVSNFSKDLLSKIWSDPLFNVQDINPALYRKVKALNQVWLLRIQLFHMKNMFKTCRLAKDLLDSFDAVPGHLTEDLHLYSLSDLSATKKGDLVPRLTELLKAGSLHVEKCMLCQAKGFICEFCQNEGDIIFPFELNKCKTCEECKACYHKSCFKSSPCPRCERLQARRELLARQSMESYVSDCEDELEQPEAMTAT
- the RUBCN gene encoding run domain Beclin-1-interacting and cysteine-rich domain-containing protein isoform X1; this encodes MEVGPREGASRKEHWKLLGDLKTTVEGLVSTSNPNVWSKYGGLERLCRDMHSILYHGLIHDKVCCRQKDYWQFVKDIRWLSPGSAHHLEKFISLQKSGQPDPEGSGDQAIAELWLQHSLQCHCLSAQLRPLLGNRQYIRKFYTDTAFLLSDAHVTAMLQCLEAVEQNNPRLLAQIDTSMLAATSLPSLCASDPSAGTREMCDRHTEGQESRLPGALGCMDHFTESLLTRKNDGPLQVTKSQSLTSLPASPYIPAAGCTQQRCFGSFSSLHHPASSGLSDKRPASSSVSSISSQPQERCPSTRSSSFSDGRSPLEQPGSVCFHVPSPKDPFSPTSEMSSSSTSQSEDTWTGSQDDPQSDANDGPEYLAIGNLGRRGRACSSASTTSTNSTNSSSSKLFSSSSSQKLDSVSSLGEQGAGGGGSRGLGLLRRSSFSEGQSSAPQGILKKSHVRSHSDTNVASGKLHGGLRDITIIIEDPVAESHGDSGGGRGPVSASTQSSELSTPSSLYMEYDSGQYLSSGEGMFRKPSEGQSLISYLSEQDFGSCADLEKENAHFSISESLIAAIELMKCNMMSRQLEEEEEDSDKEIQELKQKIRIRRQEIRTRHHLYPTCREMGSDSLMATDSGSQFSSHGSMQFSDSGSAEDVEEYEIRDGNDGSNLIQMSKSGLSVSMASLFSDADIKRNPDSSRKSFLSSESISHSFLNSNSAEAVAMGLLKQLEGMQLPAASELEWLVPEHDAPQKLLPIPNSLPISPDDGEHADIYKLRIRVRGNLEWAPPRPQIIFNVHPAPTRKVAVAKQNYRCAGCGIRTDPDYIKRLRYCEYLGKYFCQCCHENAQMVIPSRILRKWDFSKYYVSNFSKDLLSKIWSDPLFNVQDINPALYRKVKALNQVWLLRIQLFHMKNMFKTCRLAKDLLDSFDAVPGHLTEDLHLYSLSDLSATKKGDLVPRLTELLKAGSLHVEKCMLCQAKGFICEFCQNEGDIIFPFELNKCKTCEECKACYHKSCFKSSPCPRCERLQARRELLARQSMESYVSDCEDELEQPEAMTAT
- the RUBCN gene encoding run domain Beclin-1-interacting and cysteine-rich domain-containing protein isoform X2, which produces MEVGPREGASRKEHWKLLGDLKTTVEGLVSTSNPNVWSKYGGLERLCRDMHSILYHGLIHDKVCCRQKDYWQFVKDIRWLSPGSAHHLEKFISLQKSGQPDPEGSGDQAIAELWLQHSLQCHCLSAQLRPLLGNRQYIRKFYTDTAFLLSDAHVTAMLQCLEAVEQNNPRLLAQIDTSMLAATSLPSLCASDPSAGTREMCDRHTEGQESRLPGALGCMDHFTESLLTRKNDGPLQVTKSQSLTSLPASPYIPAAGCTQQRCFGSFSSLHHPASSGLSDKRPASSSVSSISSQPQERCPSTRSSSFSDGRSPLEQPGSVCFHVPSPKDPFSPTSEMSSSSTSQSEDTWTGSQDDPQSDANDGPEYLAIGNLGRRGRACSSASTTSTNSTNSSSSKLFSSSSSQKLDSVSSLGEQGAGGGGSRGLGLLRRSSFSEGQSSAPQGILKKSHVRSHSDTNVASGKLHESHGDSGGGRGPVSASTQSSELSTPSSLYMEYDSGQYLSSGEGMFRKPSEGQSLISYLSEQDFGSCADLEKENAHFSISESLIAAIELMKCNMMSRQLEEEEEDSDKEIQELKQKIRIRRQEIRTRHHLYPTCREMGSDSLMATDSGSQFSSHGSMQFSDSGSAEDVEEYEIRDGNDGSNLIQMSKSGLSVSMASLFSDADIKRNPDSSRKSFLSSESISHSFLNSNSAEAVAMGLLKQLEGMQLPAASELEWLVPEHDAPQKLLPIPNSLPISPDDGEHADIYKLRIRVRGNLEWAPPRPQIIFNVHPAPTRKVAVAKQNYRCAGCGIRTDPDYIKRLRYCEYLGKYFCQCCHENAQMVIPSRILRKWDFSKYYVSNFSKDLLSKIWSDPLFNVQDINPALYRKVKALNQVWLLRIQLFHMKNMFKTCRLAKDLLDSFDAVPGHLTEDLHLYSLSDLSATKKGDLVPRLTELLKAGSLHVEKCMLCQAKGFICEFCQNEGDIIFPFELNKCKTCEECKACYHKSCFKSSPCPRCERLQARRELLARQSMESYVSDCEDELEQPEAMTAT
- the RUBCN gene encoding run domain Beclin-1-interacting and cysteine-rich domain-containing protein isoform X3, which encodes MEVGPREGASRKEHWKLLGDLKTTVEGLVSTSNPNVWSKYGGLERLCRDMHSILYHGLIHDKVCCRQKDYWQFVKDIRWLSPGSAHHLEKFISLQKSGQPDPEGSGDQAIAELWLQHSLQCHCLSAQLRPLLGNRQYIRKFYTDTAFLLSDAHVTAMLQCLEAVEQNNPRLLAQIDTSMLAATSLPSLCASDPSAGTREMCDRHTEGQESRLPGALGCMDHFTESLLTRKNDGPLQVTKSQSLTSLPASPYIPAAGCTQQRCFGSFSSLHHPASSGLSDKRPASSSVSSISSQPQERCPSTRSSSFSDGRSPLEQPGSVCFHVPSPKDPFSPTSEMSSSSTSQSEDTWTGSQDDPQSDANDGPEYLAIGNLGRRGRACSSASTTSTNSTNSSSSKLFSSSSSQKLDSVSSLGEQGAGGGGSRGLGLLRRSSFSEGQSSAPQGILKKSHVRSHSDTNVASGKLHGGLRDITIIIEDPVAESHGDSGGGRGPVSASTQSSELSTPSSLYMEYDSGQYLSSGEGMFRKPSEGQSLISYLSEQDFGSCADLEKENAHFSISESLIAAIELMKCNMMSRQLEEEEEDSDKEIQELKQKIRIRRQEIRTRHHLYPTCREMGSDSLMATDSGSQFSSHGSMQFSDSGSAEDVEEYEIRDADIKRNPDSSRKSFLSSESISHSFLNSNSAEAVAMGLLKQLEGMQLPAASELEWLVPEHDAPQKLLPIPNSLPISPDDGEHADIYKLRIRVRGNLEWAPPRPQIIFNVHPAPTRKVAVAKQNYRCAGCGIRTDPDYIKRLRYCEYLGKYFCQCCHENAQMVIPSRILRKWDFSKYYVSNFSKDLLSKIWSDPLFNVQDINPALYRKVKALNQVWLLRIQLFHMKNMFKTCRLAKDLLDSFDAVPGHLTEDLHLYSLSDLSATKKGDLVPRLTELLKAGSLHVEKCMLCQAKGFICEFCQNEGDIIFPFELNKCKTCEECKACYHKSCFKSSPCPRCERLQARRELLARQSMESYVSDCEDELEQPEAMTAT
- the RUBCN gene encoding run domain Beclin-1-interacting and cysteine-rich domain-containing protein isoform X4; translated protein: MEVGPREGASRKEHWKLLGDLKTTVEGLVSTSNPNVWSKYGGLERLCRDMHSILYHGLIHDKVCCRQKDYWQFVKDIRWLSPGSAHHLEKFISLQKSGQPDPEGSGDQAIAELWLQHSLQCHCLSAQLRPLLGNRQYIRKFYTDTAFLLSDAHVTAMLQCLEAVEQNNPRLLAQIDTSMLAATSLPSLCASDPSAGTREMCDRHTEGQESRLPGALGCMDHFTESLLTRKNDGPLQVTKSQSLTSLPASPYIPAAGCTQQRCFGSFSSLHHPASSGLSDKRPASSSVSSISSQPQERCPSTRSSSFSDGRSPLEQPGSVCFHVPSPKDPFSPTSEMSSSSTSQSEDTWTGSQDDPQSDANDGPEYLAIGNLGRRGRACSSASTTSTNSTNSSSSKLFSSSSSQKLDSVSSLGEQGAGGGGSRGLGLLRRSSFSEGQSSAPQGILKKSHVRSHSDTNVASGKLHESHGDSGGGRGPVSASTQSSELSTPSSLYMEYDSGQYLSSGEGMFRKPSEGQSLISYLSEQDFGSCADLEKENAHFSISESLIAAIELMKCNMMSRQLEEEEEDSDKEIQELKQKIRIRRQEIRTRHHLYPTCREMGSDSLMATDSGSQFSSHGSMQFSDSGSAEDVEEYEIRDADIKRNPDSSRKSFLSSESISHSFLNSNSAEAVAMGLLKQLEGMQLPAASELEWLVPEHDAPQKLLPIPNSLPISPDDGEHADIYKLRIRVRGNLEWAPPRPQIIFNVHPAPTRKVAVAKQNYRCAGCGIRTDPDYIKRLRYCEYLGKYFCQCCHENAQMVIPSRILRKWDFSKYYVSNFSKDLLSKIWSDPLFNVQDINPALYRKVKALNQVWLLRIQLFHMKNMFKTCRLAKDLLDSFDAVPGHLTEDLHLYSLSDLSATKKGDLVPRLTELLKAGSLHVEKCMLCQAKGFICEFCQNEGDIIFPFELNKCKTCEECKACYHKSCFKSSPCPRCERLQARRELLARQSMESYVSDCEDELEQPEAMTAT